One segment of Deltaproteobacteria bacterium DNA contains the following:
- a CDS encoding acyl-CoA dehydrogenase, which yields MPSHFADEPEHIGLLRETLRRFVAAEMPPEKRRLWDREHRFPRELFAKLAALGVCGLTIDESHGGAGVDLVAAVAVIEELCRGGAFAAGPFIHCAFYGGMNISENGSGEQKRALLPRLARGELLFAYGLSEPDVGGDLASVRTTARLSSDGRELLLNGAKRWCTGAEFADFIYCLVRSGPADARYQNLSLVLVDPKGPGISISPIEHMNLRYTLSSDVVFDDAPVPLENVVGGPGALGRGWKMLAGRALDVEKLEITAVTFGIAQAAVEEAWSYAQQREQFGKPIAAHQAVRHTLVEARTQLEACRHMLYHAAWLAQQRRPCSVETSMAKLFVADTGVQIALACQRVMGAYGLSEGHDMERNVRDLLGMPIVGGSSAMQKNNLARRWGLPE from the coding sequence ATGCCGAGCCACTTCGCCGACGAGCCCGAGCACATCGGGCTGCTGCGCGAGACGCTGCGGCGCTTCGTCGCCGCCGAGATGCCGCCCGAGAAGCGGCGGCTCTGGGACCGCGAGCATCGCTTCCCGCGCGAGCTCTTCGCGAAGCTCGCCGCGCTCGGGGTCTGCGGCCTCACGATCGACGAGTCGCACGGCGGAGCGGGCGTGGATCTGGTCGCCGCGGTGGCGGTGATCGAGGAGCTCTGTCGCGGCGGGGCGTTTGCGGCGGGCCCGTTCATCCACTGCGCGTTCTACGGCGGCATGAACATCAGCGAGAACGGCAGCGGGGAGCAGAAGCGCGCGCTGCTCCCGAGACTCGCGCGGGGCGAGCTGCTCTTCGCCTACGGACTGAGCGAGCCCGACGTCGGCGGCGACCTGGCGAGCGTTCGCACCACCGCCCGCCTGTCCTCGGACGGCCGCGAGCTGCTGCTGAACGGCGCGAAGCGCTGGTGCACCGGCGCCGAGTTCGCCGATTTCATCTACTGCCTGGTGCGCAGCGGCCCGGCGGACGCGCGCTACCAGAACCTCTCGCTCGTGCTCGTCGATCCCAAGGGCCCCGGCATCTCGATCTCTCCGATCGAGCACATGAACCTGCGCTACACGCTCTCGTCCGACGTCGTCTTCGACGACGCTCCCGTGCCGCTCGAGAACGTCGTCGGGGGGCCCGGCGCGCTCGGCCGCGGCTGGAAGATGCTGGCCGGCCGCGCGCTCGACGTCGAGAAGCTCGAAATCACCGCGGTCACGTTCGGCATCGCGCAGGCCGCGGTCGAAGAGGCGTGGAGCTATGCGCAGCAGCGCGAGCAGTTCGGCAAGCCGATCGCCGCCCATCAGGCGGTCCGCCACACGCTCGTCGAGGCGCGCACGCAGCTCGAGGCCTGCCGGCACATGCTCTATCACGCGGCCTGGCTCGCGCAGCAGCGCCGGCCGTGCAGCGTCGAGACGTCGATGGCGAAGCTCTTCGTCGCCGACACGGGCGTGCAGATCGCCCTCGCCTGCCAGCGCGTGATGGGTGCGTACGGCCTGTCCGAAGGTCACGACATGGAGCGGAACGTGCGGGACCTGCTCGGCATGCCGATCGTCGGGGGCTCTTCCGCGATGCAGAAGAACAACCTGGCGCGAAGGTGGGGGCTGCCCGAGTAG